One region of Danio rerio strain Tuebingen ecotype United States chromosome 5, GRCz12tu, whole genome shotgun sequence genomic DNA includes:
- the LOC100150003 gene encoding uncharacterized protein isoform X2 — protein sequence MGIICSLGKRTFFIPSLQNIMLSRIFYTIVTPKNVEQTAQEFKKNLKKKIKNVRLKNPEEGHRKKTRETPSDVYLAFCPVVSDTKTNIDATLKNIKDDKPTILVVLHQTLEKEAVVSKSSTFVERENMLVLDCLFYEGKGLLACKKNEEAYKEAAVWIKSNKKLLQQRRNRSSKKNQKVADDNSSRKQDTSSPDVRSSRNDHNRDERKKRDASKKKTKTCVFL from the exons atgggGATTATATGCTCTTTGGGTAAG CGAACGTTTTTTATCCCTTCACTTCAGAATATAATGTTGAGTAGAA TTTTTTATACAATCGTAACACCTAAAAATGTGGAACAAACAGCTCAAGAATTCAAGAAAAATCTAAAGAAGAAGATAAAAAATGTTAGATTAAAAAACCCTGAGGAGGGACATCGCAAAAAGACAAGAGAAACGCCCAGTGATGTTTACCTGGCTTTCTGTCCAGTAGTTTCTGACACTAAAACTAACATTGATGCAACACTCAAGAATATTAAAG ACGATAAGCCGACCATTTTAGTGGTGCTTCATCAAACACTTGAGAAGGAGGCTGTTGTGTCAAAAAGCAGTACATTTGTGGAAAGGGAGAATATGCTTGTTCTTGACTGTCTGTTCTACGAGGGTAAAGGCTTGCTTGCCTGTAAAAAAAATGAGGAGGCTTATAAAGAAGCTGCAGTGTGGATAAAATCAAAT AAAAAATTGCTGCAGCAACGTAGGAACCGTTCTTCAAAGAAAAACCAAAAAGTAGCTGATGACAATTCAAGCCGCAAGCAGGACACATCCTCCCCAGATGTCCGGTCTAGTAGAAATGATCATA ATAGAGATGAACGCAAAAAACGTGATGCCTCCAAGAAAAAAACGAAAACTTGTGTTTTTCTCTGA
- the LOC100150003 gene encoding uncharacterized protein isoform X3 gives MLSRIFYTIVTPKNVEQTAQEFKKNLKKKIKNVRLKNPEEGHRKKTRETPSDVYLAFCPVVSDTKTNIDATLKNIKDDKPTILVVLHQTLEKEAVVSKSSTFVERENMLVLDCLFYEGKGLLACKKNEEAYKEAAVWIKSNKKLLQQRRNRSSKKNQKVADDNSSRKQDTSSPDVRSSRNDHNRDERKKRDASKKKTKTCVFL, from the exons ATGTTGAGTAGAA TTTTTTATACAATCGTAACACCTAAAAATGTGGAACAAACAGCTCAAGAATTCAAGAAAAATCTAAAGAAGAAGATAAAAAATGTTAGATTAAAAAACCCTGAGGAGGGACATCGCAAAAAGACAAGAGAAACGCCCAGTGATGTTTACCTGGCTTTCTGTCCAGTAGTTTCTGACACTAAAACTAACATTGATGCAACACTCAAGAATATTAAAG ACGATAAGCCGACCATTTTAGTGGTGCTTCATCAAACACTTGAGAAGGAGGCTGTTGTGTCAAAAAGCAGTACATTTGTGGAAAGGGAGAATATGCTTGTTCTTGACTGTCTGTTCTACGAGGGTAAAGGCTTGCTTGCCTGTAAAAAAAATGAGGAGGCTTATAAAGAAGCTGCAGTGTGGATAAAATCAAAT AAAAAATTGCTGCAGCAACGTAGGAACCGTTCTTCAAAGAAAAACCAAAAAGTAGCTGATGACAATTCAAGCCGCAAGCAGGACACATCCTCCCCAGATGTCCGGTCTAGTAGAAATGATCATA ATAGAGATGAACGCAAAAAACGTGATGCCTCCAAGAAAAAAACGAAAACTTGTGTTTTTCTCTGA
- the LOC100150003 gene encoding uncharacterized protein isoform X1, producing the protein MAIFQIKARTLDDTGKAKSLEWGLYALWRTFFIPSLQNIMLSRIFYTIVTPKNVEQTAQEFKKNLKKKIKNVRLKNPEEGHRKKTRETPSDVYLAFCPVVSDTKTNIDATLKNIKDDKPTILVVLHQTLEKEAVVSKSSTFVERENMLVLDCLFYEGKGLLACKKNEEAYKEAAVWIKSNKKLLQQRRNRSSKKNQKVADDNSSRKQDTSSPDVRSSRNDHNRDERKKRDASKKKTKTCVFL; encoded by the exons ATggcaatatttcaaataaaagcgAGGACACTTGATGATACCGGtaaagcaaagagcttagaatgggGATTATATGCTCTTTGG CGAACGTTTTTTATCCCTTCACTTCAGAATATAATGTTGAGTAGAA TTTTTTATACAATCGTAACACCTAAAAATGTGGAACAAACAGCTCAAGAATTCAAGAAAAATCTAAAGAAGAAGATAAAAAATGTTAGATTAAAAAACCCTGAGGAGGGACATCGCAAAAAGACAAGAGAAACGCCCAGTGATGTTTACCTGGCTTTCTGTCCAGTAGTTTCTGACACTAAAACTAACATTGATGCAACACTCAAGAATATTAAAG ACGATAAGCCGACCATTTTAGTGGTGCTTCATCAAACACTTGAGAAGGAGGCTGTTGTGTCAAAAAGCAGTACATTTGTGGAAAGGGAGAATATGCTTGTTCTTGACTGTCTGTTCTACGAGGGTAAAGGCTTGCTTGCCTGTAAAAAAAATGAGGAGGCTTATAAAGAAGCTGCAGTGTGGATAAAATCAAAT AAAAAATTGCTGCAGCAACGTAGGAACCGTTCTTCAAAGAAAAACCAAAAAGTAGCTGATGACAATTCAAGCCGCAAGCAGGACACATCCTCCCCAGATGTCCGGTCTAGTAGAAATGATCATA ATAGAGATGAACGCAAAAAACGTGATGCCTCCAAGAAAAAAACGAAAACTTGTGTTTTTCTCTGA